GCGGGAGCAGTCGGAACGTCAGGTTTCTGGATGCTGCTGACCGGGAACGTGAACTCGACGCGTTCGATGGCTGAGGGAGGACGACGACCGTCGACAGTGACGACTGGACGATCGGAGCCAACAGATAAGTCGAACCGGGACGATAGCTACCGCATGGCCGACGAGGGACCGACTGCATCGAACGTCCAGTCTGAGGCGATCGATTTCGAGGGGATTCGATCGGTGCTCGCTGACAACGACGTTCAGTACGCCGTCGTATTCGGATCGGTTGCTCGAGGCGAAGACACGGCGACCTCGGATATTGACCTCTGTCTCCGGTTCTCCGATGACCTTTCCCCGCGAGAACGGTTCGATCGACGGAACCGGATCGATTCGGTCGTCCAGCGATACACAACGCAGTTCGTTGACGTAAGTGACGTGGAGGCACTCCCCGACGACGTTGCCTTGAACGCGCTCCGTGAGGGGGTCGTGATCTATGGCAACGAGACGATGAAAGCGACGGATGAACAGCGCCTAACGGACCGCGTGAGGAGCTCGAAAGACGAACACACCCGGGAGCGTCGTGAGTTCATCGATCGACTCGCTGAAGGAAACGTCTGATCCGGATGGTCGAGGAAGATATCGTCGTCGATCGCCTCGAGCACATCAATCAGTACACTATAGTAACCGTTGAAAGTCATTGCACACCCGGTCACGACCATCGGCGGTCAGCCTCGTCGACAAGGTCGAGGCTGACCGCTCGGCTGTGACCGGGTGTAAATCGTTTCAACGAGTACTATAACGAACTCAAACAGATGCGACGGCTCTCCAAAGCGGAGTATCTCGAGGATGTCGTTCACCAGCGTGCAGTCGAACGATCACTGATGAACGCGATCCAGTCCTGTATCGATCTGGCGGCACACATCCGAGCAGCTGAGGATCTCGGGACTACAGCGACGTCGCGAGAAGAGATCGAAGCCCTCGTCGACGCTGGCATCGTGACGCCTGAGACGGGAACGAAGCTGGCAGATGCGGTCGGGCTTCGAAATCTTCTCGCACATCGGTATGGTGACGTCGATCACGACCTCATCTACGACGTTCTCGAGAGTGATCTGCAGTGGTTTGACCGATTTCAGCAGGAGGTCGCAACGTGGTTTCGAGAGGAGCGGTAGCGCCACATGAAACACCGGTCTGGTTGAGCGATCGTGTCACGCACGAGTCTCACGTCGCCCTCGAGGGGGCACGCATCGCGGTGCTCGGCCTCGCGTCCAAACCCCGGACCGACGACATTCGAAACTCGCGGGCGATCCCGGTGATCGAGGGGCTTCAGGCCCGTGGCGCCGACGTCGTCGCCTACGACCCCGTGGCGAACGACCCCATGCAGGAACGCTTCCCCGCCCTCGAGTACGCCACCTCGGCGGCCGGCGCGCTCGAGGGCGCCGACGGCGCCGTCGTCGTCACCGACTGGGATGAGTTCGCGACGCTCGATGCGGAGTTCGACGCGATGAACACGACGGTCGTCGTCGACGGCCGCCGGATCGTCCAACGCCGAGATGAACTCACGTACGAGGGGCTGACCTGGTAACTCACTCGAGGCGGCCGTGACGCGCTCGGAATCGACTCGAGCGGACCGACCGAGTTTTTTGCGGAGCCAGAATCGTTACTCGAGAGCATCGAGGACGCGATTGCCTGGGCCCGGTTCGAGTAGTCTTCGATACGTACGTCATCGTTTCGGCGCTCGGGTTCGGCGGTCGTCCACTCGAGGCACTGCTTCGGCCGTCCGACGAAGGTGTCCAGCTACTCGTCTCCGACGATATTGTTCAGAACTAGTTAAGACACCGTAGAGACGAACACTCCTCGAGTTCGGAGGCCAGGGTTCCGCTCGGTCAACGATCGCAGTTGCAGACGCCGCCTTCGCGGACCTGGTTGGTCACGTGCCGGTGGATTTCGCGAGGCAACCGGTGCATGGTTTCGGCCTGCCGCTTCGTTGGATGGCGCCCACCGTAGTAGCTGTCCGTCCGATTGTCGCCGTACAGGGCTTTGAGCTCGCGCGCCAGTTCCCGGGTGAAGAGGCCAAACCGTGTCGCCCGGTCGTAGCAACGCTCGTGCGAGTCCGTCTGGAAATCGCGCAACTCGTCGCCACCCTCTGCGATGGCGAACGCCTCCAGTGATCGCTCGATGGTGCCGAAGCACAGCTCGACGACGGCAGTGTAGTAGCCATCGTCCTCGAGCTCGTCGGCGACGGCGAGGAGCCGACACCCTTTGGTGAGTTGCGTCTTCCAGTCGGCGTCCGTGTTGAGCTCCGGTTCTCGTGTCGGAATGCCATGACCCTCCTCGTTGAAGGCGTCGACGGCCGCATCGACCGCCTCCCTGATGGCGTTCGGGTCACTCACCGGCATCACCGTGTAAAATCATTCCACGGACGGTGTCGAACTCCTCCGTTCGATGGACGGCGATGCCGTCGCGGAGGATTTCTCGAAGCTCGTCTGCGTAGTTTGGAACGGCTTGCAGGCCCTCGACGTCGATCTCGAAGGCATAACGGTCGCCGTCGAACGCGTCTTCTTCGAGAGATTGCCTGACGCGGTTCGCCCGCCGCTGGTTGCCCATCCTGTCCTCGCGCACTAACGCCCAGAGGTCGACGTCGCTACGGCGGTCGGCCTCACCGCGAGCAACGCTTCCATAGAGGACGATGCCGAGAACACCGTCGAGTTCGTCCAGCAACGCCTCCGTCGCTGCCTTCACCGGGGCGTGGAACGCCGACTGCGGGATTTCGAGGTAGGGGTCGTCCGGCAGGATCAACCGGTCGCGGTTGATCTGTACGAGGCGACGCGTTCCGTCGCGTTCCTCGACGACGAGTCCATTGTTGGAGAGGACGTCGACCGTCTTGGTGATCGTCGGCCGCGTGTAATCGACCGCCTTGGCGAGGTCCGTCATCGAAAACGATTCGTCGCGGTGGCGCGTTAAAAAGAGAAGGACGTCGTCCGTGGCCCCACCCCTGAACAACCGGTCGTCCCAAAGGGGTATATCGACCGTTATCTGTGTCCTATCGTCTGAGTTACTGTTCGACTTCGTTTTCATTGTAAAGATAGCCTTTCCATAGATACTTGAACCTTATTATTGAAATGGTACTTGGTTTAACAAGGTTCCGACGTCGTCGCTCACGATCCGGTCGCGAGTGATGCGATGGCCGAGCGGTTCCCCGACCTCGAGTACGCCGATTCGGCCGCAGAGGCACTCGAGGGGGCCGACGGCGTCCTCGTCGTCACCGACTGGGCCGAGTTCGCCGACCTGGACGAGGAGTTTCACTCGATGAATACGAAGTTCGTCGTTGTCGGTCGACGGATCGTCGACCGCCGGGACGGCATGACCTACGAGGGACTGACCGGGTGACACCCGCCCTCGGACGGGTTGACGCTTACGGTTACTTGATGGTGTTATACTCCAATCGGCCTGTGAACTCGAGCACGAGAAATTTCACCAGTCGAGAAAAATCACCCACTACGAATGTTCGGGTCCCCACTCACTCTCCATGTGAGCTTTCTTCTCGGGGATCACTAACGAATTCGTACAGTCCACGAGAAGGGCGATGGATCCAACCCGCATCGTGCAAACTTCTGAGACAAAATTCCACGTTGCTCTTCGAGAGACCAGTCTCATCTATTAGCCAGCGAGGGTTTGCACGGCCCCATGGCTCACCACTATTTCGACCTTTTTTCAGTGCGCTTAGCACTTTCTCATCATTGTCGGTAGGCGAGTACCGATCATTCACCATGTCTTGTTCAAGTGTAATCATGGATGCCCTATAGTACAATATCATATGCAATATACTTTGCCAAGCAATAGCCTATTCACTATGCAATACAAAGTACTAAGTCGGTCAGGAAATTACTATCTATAGGTACGGGACGTCCCAAAAGTGGCCGACGCGCGCCAACGCGTTCGACCGTGCCCTGAACAAGGCAATGTCATCTACGACGACCACACACGAAACGATTTCGGATGCACCACAAGCAAACATCGTCCTCGAGCGATCGGGGAGTTACTACGGCTACCTCGGCGAAGACGGCGAGGGCTACCACCATCACGTCGACGAGGCCACGAACACGATCTACGTGACGGAGAACCGCGCTGAGCGCTTTCTTCCCGAGGGCGCAGGCTTGTACTGGTTTCGCGTCCGTGGCGACGTCGATCACGTCGAAGACCTCGAGCAACACACCAACCGCGACCGTACCCACTGGATCGCGTACGTCGAGTCGGTCAGAGGCTGGCGAGAGCGCCCGCGTGACCTCCAGGCACTCCTCACCACGGCACTCAAGGGGGCGTTCGCCGATGAGCAATAGCGACCACACCACGGTCACCATCGAACTCGAGCACCCGATCACGCCTGGTGACCTCGAGCGGGCGTACTGTGAACTCCTCGAGCAGGTGGGACGATGAGCCGCGGATTCGAACTGCAGTGGACGCCCAGACACGGCGCGACACGAAAGCTCGTCTTCGAGCCCCAACCCGACGGCGAGTATCCGTGGGCTCGCCTCGAGTTCGAACGCCGTGACACTCGGTGGCGTCAGGTCGGCGTCGAATATCTCACGGAGATCACGGTCACCCCAGATCCGACTCGAGCGCTCCGAGACGGAGGTGAGGACGATGAGTAGCCACACAGAACCTGAGGACCTCGAGGACCTCCTCGAGGCGGTTACCCACCTCCGGAAACAAAACGAGCGACTCCTCGAGCGCGTCGACGACCTCGAGTGTGACCTCGAAGAGACCGAGCACAACCTCGAGACACTCGAGAGCGAACACGAGACGCTGCAGCAAACCAACGACCACCTTCGCGACCGCCTCGAAGCGTGTGAGCGAGATCTCACGCGAGTCGATGCGCTCACGGATGCGGCACGCAAGCGATCGGGCGTGAACAAACAGCGGATCGAAGAGCTCCAGGCGCGCGAACTCGAGAAAGGAGCCCATCTCCGCGAGCCGAACGTCGACGCACACGAGATCGACGTCGACGGCGGTCGCCTCGAGCAACTCACCAAAGCCGACGGCCACACCTATTACCGGCTGCCCGAGCAGGCCGACCCACTCGAGCGTGGGGGGACCGTCACACTCGCCCATAGTGACTTACTCCCGATTCAGCAGCTCGCCCGGATGGACGAGGAGATGCTTCGTTCGACGTCCAACTCACTGCCGACGCGACTCGCTGCGAAGCTCTGGCGAGCACGGACGGATCCGAGTATCGGCGACAACCCGTGGGAACGGGGATGTAAGGATATCGCAGAATTCGTCAAGGCAAGCGATCTCAAACACTGGATCCGCAGACAGGAGCCGGGGACGAGCGAGACCTACGCGAAGAAACTCGTCTCGCGGACGATCGACGCCATGCTCGAGCTCTCGACGAACCGGCTGGCCGTGCGCAAACGTCGGGAACGAAAGAACGGCCTCGAGTGCACCGAACGCCGACTGATCCTCCCCGCGGACGTCGATATTCCGGGTGAGACAGCAACCACGACCGCGGAGAACACAACGCGTCCGGAGACAGCTGGCGTCCGCGGCTAACCATGGACAGCGACTAGAACCCCACCCTCGAGAGAGGACCATCATCTCCAACGGACACCCCCGTTACACACGACCGCGGTTGGTTGGTGGGTCGGCTATAGTAGCCACTGAAAGTCAGTGCACACCTGCTCGCGACTCAGCGGCCAGTACTGGCGAGATTCCGTCAGTACTGGCCGCTCTGCTGCGAGCAGTGTGTAAATCGTTTCAGTTGTTACTATAGTCGTGGGTGTCTCCCTCGAGTGGTCGTCGGTGGTCATCACGGCGGACGAGGTTCGATGGAGCGTCTGGAGACGACAGGTGTCTCTGGAGAGAACAATACCGCTTCAGAAGAGCGTTCAGGGTGTCATAGAATACGTCTCACACCCCTACCTGGTGATCATACGGGCCTCGCTCTGCCCCTCACTGCCTGAAAACACCATCTCAGAATTCAATCCGTGGTCAGGGTGGTCGGAATGTTCTGCTTGAGAGCTATTGTATGACACCCTCAGAGCGTTGGCAGTTCCACGTTCAAAGAAGATCGTTCGGATCGAATTCCGTCTCCCATTTCGGCCGCGTTGGTCCGGGCAGCTCATCAGCGTGAGCACGGAGTTCGGACAATGTGGTCCACGGATAGCACCGATTGAGCGCCTCGAATCGCTTAAAGAGGCTCAGGTGAACCCAGCTATACGAGGCTGGTGGCTCAGCAATCTCCCCATCTCGCTCAAGAAGGATATCGGTTAGCTCACGTTCGGTAATTTCGATCTCGCTCTCTTCAGCAACCCGCAGTAACGAAAGGAGCTCTCGCTTTCGCTCTTCATCGGATGCGTCCGAGTAGTACACTGTGAGTGCTGCAGTAATAATATCCTCCCGAGTATTGAGACTCTCCTGAGCAACCCCGACATAATCACGTGGGAGAACAAACGTTTTCGACGAAAACAGCGCCCGAATAACGCCGAGTTCCGGACTTTCGCCGCCGTCTTCTTTCTCATAGACCCCAGCGATGTACGTTGCGGCCTCCCCAAGCAGGTTGAGCTTGATATCGAACTCGGGAATGACCGTTGTAGTGAGCTCCATCGTGTCACCTAACACAATCGACTCTGCAGTAGCGGGCATATTTAGCCGATTGGCGAATTCTCGAAGGCGATAGCCATATTCGCCGCGATAGCTCCCGAGAACGAGATAACTTACAGTAGCTTGCTCAAACCGTGGAAGTTCCTCGTTCATATATTGAACAACCGCATGATAATCGCTTGGGGGTGCGTCTACCCCGTCGAAAATCCGCTCGACTGCTCGGTAGAGTGCAGTCGAGTTTCGTGGAACACGTGGCCCGCTCATGTGATTCACTACTACTGTTCGGGTTTAAATCTTTAGAAGCAGGTTGGTTCCCAGAGCAAATCACAACTTGTTCGATCCGAACAGTTACGGTGGTAGAGACTGAAACAACGAACATGAGCAATAGCGCCAACGACGTGCGGGAGTCCACCCCGCAGCCCTCCCCATTTGGTGGTGACGACGTCATGCCGTTCGAGAAACAGCGGCGTGCACATCGGTTTCTCACGCAGGAAACCCGCTACCACATCATCCAGGCGATTCTCGGCCATCCATCCCATCTCGCTACACTCGACGAACTCGAGTATCTCGTGCCGAAAAACCGCTCGACGATCCGAGAGCATCTCGATCGACTCGCCGAGAAACACATCATGGATAAGTATGTCTACGAGGGCGACGCGGCTGGTCAGTACGACCCACGCGAGTTTTGGGGACTGACCAGGTACGGGATCACCCTCCTCGATGAGTATGACTATCTCCGCTACGCACCCGTACTACGAGCGCTCCAGGATAATCTCCACCTTACCGAGAAGATCGAACGACACCGAACTGCACCTCGGCCATCGCTTCCAGAAACCGTTGACCAAGCGTTCAGGGCGCCTGACCTCGAGGCTGACACGAAAGAAGCGATTGACGCTGCACTGACTGTACAGCAATCCGACTCGCTCTTCGATGCGCCCCCAATCAAATACGACTCCAACACAGAGACTGCCGAGAACGCAGATCGCCCCATCGATGAATTATTTTAATCCTGGGCGTGCACCCACCGCAAACTGATAAGACAAACCGAGACGATAGGTAACGTATTGCCCAACGAAGGACCTACTGTGTCGGACGTCCAGTCAGATGCGACCGATCTCGAGGCAATTCGATCGGTGCTCGCTGACAACGACGTTCGGTACGCCATCGTATTCGGATCGGTTGCTCGAGGCGAAGACACGGCTACCTCGGATATCGACCTCTGTCTCCGGTTCTCCGATGACCTTTCCCCGCGAGAACGGTTCGATCGACGGAACCGGATCGATTCGGTCGTCCAGCGATACGCAACGCAGTTCGTCGACGTAAGTGATCTGGAGGCAATCCCCGACGACGTTGCCTTGAACGCGCTCCGTGATGGGGTCGTGATCTATGGCAACGAGACGACGAAAGATACGGATGAACAGCACGTGAACTACTCCGCCCTACTCGCCTGCTCGTTCCCGCTTAGCTTCGCTCCGCTCAGTCACGGAAGATCGAAGAGCTTCCGAACGACCCCGAGGCTTCTCCCTTCCCGCAGTTCACAGTAGACGCCATCTCTGAGAAAACCATCGAGAGGACGTCACGCCAGTTCGCTGGATGCGACGTATCGTCACCAGGTGTCGGTGCATCTGGCCCCGGATGGACGTGGTCACGGGCGTTGTGACCGGAAGGATGTCTGTCCCATCGGTGATCGAACGCTCCGGTCTCGTGCTCCTCGTGGTAGTGGAGCGAGAAATCTCCGTTTTCGAACCGAGAGCATAATAGCGTCGTTGAGACCGACGGCCTCCGTGATGCCATCGACGCCTGGCGTGGCGGCGAGATCGGTACCGATCTGCTCCGGGACGTCATCGACGCCTGGCGAAGCGGTGACCCGATCGACGGCGACAAAGCGGGTGCGAGCGTCGAGCGATTCGGTACCGCCAACCTGGCGCTGGCTGGCTGATCGACGGGCTGATCGAGACCAGCCGCCCCATCTCGGGGACTGAGCGATCGTTTCGATTCGCCACAGCTATTCATTTCTCACACAATCCACTAGTAAGATTTCATTTCCTGCCGTGCCTGTCGTCCTCATGTCTCGTCTGCGGAGATGAACGCCGACCGATCCACCGAGGACGACGCCGTGCCCGGGTGAACCGTCACGATAACGACGACGATCGAACCAGTGGATTGCTCGAGGGCGGCCGGATCAGGCGCGACCCAGCTCCAGGGCTATCACATCACCTCGGTCGGCTGTTCTGACTGATTGACGGTATCGAGTGCGGAGACGTCGGTCGTCCTGCCCCGAACACGGACTGTCGCCCGTACGGATCGCATTCGAACCCTGTCAGGCAGGAATCGACCAGCAGTCGCGTAATTGTTCTGTTCACGGATTCTCTTGGAAATAGTCATCTCGTGCTGATCATCAGCCTCATCGGTAGTTGAACATGCAGCCATTCGGTTTACCCTTCACGCCCGTCTGAAGTTTCACTTGCAGGCATGAGTGCACAACAGCTGATAGCCGTCACCCTGGCGCTGATTATGCTGGCGTCGGGCTTCGCCGCAGCGGGTGCGGCGGCCCCGGGCGCAGCCAACGTGACGGACGAACACGACGAACAGGGCGAAGAGATCCACGTAACGATCGAACAGGCGACGATCTTCGTGATCCACGAGGACCACGTCGATGACGAACACGACGTCGACGCCGAAGACGAGGCGGCGACCGACGCGGAGGATGACGCCGGAGCGGAAGACGATGAAGAACTCGACGCGGAGGATGACGCCCTCGACGAGACCGATGAACTGAACGACGTCGACGCCGAGGACGTCGAGCGCTACGACGACGTCACCATCGAGGTGACCCTCGAGATGGCGGAGTTCGTCAGCCTCGATGCGGTCGACGAGCACGCGGATGAGGCCGACGCACCTGCTGAGGACGACGATGCCCTCGACGAGGACGACGCCGTTGACGAGGAAGATGACGCTCTCGACGAGGACGACGAGCTGAACGACAACGATGTCGCCGAGGATCGTGAGGTGACCATCGACCACGCGACCGTCTTCGTCGTCGTGGACGGCCCCGTCGACGAACTCGATGACGAGGACGTCAACGACAACGACGTCGAAACGAACGCGGACGATGCCCTCGACGAGGAAGATGACGCCCTCGACGAGGACGACGCTATGGGCGAGGAAGATGACGCCCTCGACGAGGACGATGCCGTTGACGAGGAAGATGACGCTCTCGACGAGGACGACGATGCCATGGACGACGACGAGGTGAACGACCTCGACGAGGACCGCATCGACCACGCGACCATCTTCGTCGTCGTTGACCACGAGCCGGTCGACGATAACGATGCCCTCGACGAGGACGACGCCGTTGACGAGGAAGACGACGCCCTCGACGAGGAAAATGACGCAATAGACGAGGACGACGCCGTTGACGAGGAAGACGATGCCCTCGACGAGGAGGATGACGCCGTTGACGAGGACGACGCCGTTGACGAGGAAAATGACGTCGACGACGCCCTCGATCTGACCATCGAGCAGGCGACCATCATCGTTTACGCTGACGAGACGTTCGACGACCTGACCGACCTCGACGAGGAGAATGCCATGGACGAGGATGACGCCCTCGACGAAGAAGACGACGCCGTTGACGAGGATGATGCCCTCGACGAAGAAGACGATGCCATGGACGAAGACGACGCCCTCGACGAGGACCGGATTGACGTGACCATCGAGCAGGCGACCATCTACGTCTTCGCCGACGAACCCGTCGA
This portion of the Natronobeatus ordinarius genome encodes:
- the mntA gene encoding type VII toxin-antitoxin system MntA family adenylyltransferase antitoxin codes for the protein MADEGPTASNVQSEAIDFEGIRSVLADNDVQYAVVFGSVARGEDTATSDIDLCLRFSDDLSPRERFDRRNRIDSVVQRYTTQFVDVSDVEALPDDVALNALREGVVIYGNETMKATDEQRLTDRVRSSKDEHTRERREFIDRLAEGNV
- a CDS encoding DNA-binding protein, which produces MPVSDPNAIREAVDAAVDAFNEEGHGIPTREPELNTDADWKTQLTKGCRLLAVADELEDDGYYTAVVELCFGTIERSLEAFAIAEGGDELRDFQTDSHERCYDRATRFGLFTRELARELKALYGDNRTDSYYGGRHPTKRQAETMHRLPREIHRHVTNQVREGGVCNCDR
- a CDS encoding MarR family transcriptional regulator, with protein sequence MKTKSNSNSDDRTQITVDIPLWDDRLFRGGATDDVLLFLTRHRDESFSMTDLAKAVDYTRPTITKTVDVLSNNGLVVEERDGTRRLVQINRDRLILPDDPYLEIPQSAFHAPVKAATEALLDELDGVLGIVLYGSVARGEADRRSDVDLWALVREDRMGNQRRANRVRQSLEEDAFDGDRYAFEIDVEGLQAVPNYADELREILRDGIAVHRTEEFDTVRGMILHGDAGE
- the mntA gene encoding type VII toxin-antitoxin system MntA family adenylyltransferase antitoxin, which encodes MSDVQSDATDLEAIRSVLADNDVRYAIVFGSVARGEDTATSDIDLCLRFSDDLSPRERFDRRNRIDSVVQRYATQFVDVSDLEAIPDDVALNALRDGVVIYGNETTKDTDEQHVNYSALLACSFPLSFAPLSHGRSKSFRTTPRLLPSRSSQ